Proteins encoded together in one Bacteroides zhangwenhongii window:
- a CDS encoding fimbrillin family protein, with amino-acid sequence MKKSTVMLWAIFGALLMGCSDEEIANVETSSRNAIGFNVLSNAAETRATPTTPDNLKNTDFDVFAFTADGTVFMGTDHMVFGHDGVNIVYKDNKWDYKKASDLRYWPTEALDFYAFNPGTVSDDMMGFYSWEVTKDVQKIRYSCIDEYGANNGHENYDVMYAIAKDRTKDMNNGVVKFNFKHILSQVVFKAKTEYDNMQVDINMIKIYNVKMGGVFTLPAAADVTGNWSDLDGLPSEASGLGTFTVVKDKSITVEGNDPVTDITTTTPMLNIPQTLTAWNVSGTDTKTKHDADNAKQCYLEISCKIRQNGVYLLGSASEYKTIYVPFGDTWVAGKRHIYTLIFGGGYNDQGEAVLNPIQFDAETTDWGNADKADKDVKV; translated from the coding sequence ATGAAAAAAAGTACAGTAATGCTTTGGGCAATCTTTGGAGCTCTACTCATGGGTTGCTCAGACGAGGAGATTGCGAATGTGGAAACCTCCTCACGGAATGCGATTGGTTTTAACGTGTTAAGTAATGCGGCGGAAACGAGGGCTACCCCTACTACCCCCGACAACTTGAAGAACACCGATTTCGACGTGTTCGCTTTTACGGCGGATGGTACTGTCTTCATGGGAACGGACCACATGGTATTTGGACATGACGGAGTGAACATCGTGTACAAAGATAATAAGTGGGATTATAAAAAAGCGAGCGACCTTCGTTATTGGCCTACCGAGGCTTTGGACTTTTACGCGTTCAATCCCGGAACGGTTAGTGACGATATGATGGGGTTTTATAGTTGGGAAGTCACCAAGGATGTCCAAAAGATAAGGTATAGCTGCATCGATGAGTATGGAGCCAACAATGGTCATGAAAACTACGACGTGATGTATGCCATAGCCAAAGACCGGACAAAAGACATGAACAACGGAGTAGTGAAATTTAACTTCAAGCATATTCTGTCACAGGTCGTATTCAAAGCAAAGACCGAATACGATAACATGCAGGTGGACATCAACATGATCAAGATTTATAATGTCAAAATGGGCGGCGTCTTCACATTGCCTGCGGCAGCCGATGTAACGGGGAATTGGAGTGATCTTGATGGTTTACCAAGTGAAGCATCAGGTCTGGGCACATTTACCGTAGTGAAAGACAAATCCATCACGGTCGAAGGTAATGACCCAGTTACCGATATTACCACAACTACTCCTATGCTGAATATACCACAGACGCTGACTGCTTGGAACGTTTCCGGAACAGACACCAAAACCAAGCATGATGCCGATAATGCGAAGCAATGTTATCTGGAGATCTCCTGCAAAATCCGGCAGAACGGAGTTTATCTGTTGGGTTCAGCAAGCGAATACAAAACAATTTATGTTCCGTTCGGAGATACATGGGTAGCGGGCAAGCGTCATATCTACACGTTGATTTTCGGTGGTGGTTATAATGATCAGGGAGAGGCTGTGTTGAATCCGATCCAGTTTGATGCAGAGACAACAGACTGGGGTAATGCAGATAAAGCAGATAAAGACGTAAAAGTCTAA
- a CDS encoding DUF5119 domain-containing protein translates to MIRIRFSLVFIFLWIGLTACEHKDLCYDHPHFATVRVVFDWTKISNHDKPEGMRVVFYPTDDESNTWIFDFPGGEDGEVELPENDYRVICFNYDTDGMVWKENGSYTLFTADTRDVQSPDNRTMAVTPPWLCGDHIDEVILKDIPGGSAEIVRLTPVNMVCHYTYEVNGLRGLDRVADLRAALSGMSGSLNMSADSLPAGLSESLLFDGMVSRNQIIGGFYTFGHSALEGEPNVFRLYLKNRSGSMSVLEQDVSGQVHDVPVVGHVGDVHLVLNFDYEVPSEPGSDGAGFDVDVDDWDDVNMDIVL, encoded by the coding sequence GTGATACGGATACGCTTTAGTCTGGTGTTCATATTTTTATGGATAGGACTGACGGCTTGTGAGCATAAGGATTTATGTTACGATCATCCGCACTTTGCCACGGTGCGGGTAGTATTCGACTGGACCAAGATTTCCAATCATGACAAGCCTGAAGGCATGAGGGTCGTATTTTATCCGACCGACGATGAAAGCAACACGTGGATATTTGATTTCCCCGGAGGAGAGGATGGGGAAGTGGAGCTTCCCGAGAATGATTACCGGGTAATTTGCTTCAACTACGATACCGACGGGATGGTTTGGAAAGAAAACGGCAGTTACACGCTTTTTACTGCCGATACGCGTGATGTGCAGTCGCCGGATAACCGGACAATGGCTGTCACCCCACCTTGGCTGTGTGGCGACCATATAGACGAAGTTATCCTCAAGGACATTCCGGGAGGAAGCGCGGAGATAGTACGGCTGACTCCCGTAAACATGGTATGTCACTACACGTATGAGGTGAACGGTCTTCGGGGACTGGATAGGGTGGCGGATTTGCGGGCCGCTCTTTCCGGCATGTCCGGCTCGCTTAACATGTCCGCCGACAGTTTGCCCGCCGGTCTTTCGGAGAGCCTGCTCTTTGATGGAATGGTTTCACGGAATCAGATTATAGGCGGATTCTATACGTTTGGACATTCCGCACTTGAAGGAGAGCCCAATGTTTTCCGGTTGTATCTCAAGAACCGTTCAGGCAGCATGTCTGTATTGGAACAGGACGTGAGCGGCCAAGTGCATGATGTCCCGGTAGTGGGGCATGTCGGTGATGTGCATCTGGTGTTGAATTTTGATTATGAGGTTCCATCCGAGCCGGGAAGTGACGGTGCGGGATTTGATGTGGACGTTGATGATTGGGATGATGTGAATATGGATATAGTGTTGTAA
- a CDS encoding DUF3575 domain-containing protein, with the protein MFFYIKCVLFVLVLSISGEISAQEKRDSVRIYFHQGKVNIDTCLLDNGNEMERFAKICSALNDSVRLIRKIQIIGGASPEGGGLLNGRLSEKRAEVLWRYISPYIKIPVLERDFHFSGSDWNGLITMVRADVNVPEREDVLRLLEKIVRLENQDSPYWGGELKRLKGGRPYSYLYKFHFPKLRSSMVKICYDSDPINPVRDTVYIHTRDTLCIRDTVTVIAPVKKRPFCMAVKTNLLYDAVLIPDIGVEFCLGKNWSVAGNWMYAWWKSDRKHNYWRIYGGDVELRRWFGRRAVEKPFSGHHVGLYGQIVTYDFELGGKGYLGDKWSYGGGVAYGYSLPVGHRFNVDFTLGIGYLGGLYKEYIPLDGHYVWQTTKKRCWFGPTKAGISLVWLIGRGNYSRKKGGRQ; encoded by the coding sequence ATGTTTTTTTATATTAAATGTGTATTGTTCGTGCTCGTGTTGAGTATAAGCGGAGAAATATCCGCTCAGGAGAAGCGTGATTCGGTAAGGATCTATTTTCATCAAGGAAAGGTAAATATAGATACATGTTTACTTGACAATGGGAACGAGATGGAGCGGTTTGCTAAAATCTGTTCCGCATTGAACGACTCCGTCCGTCTTATCAGGAAAATTCAAATAATAGGAGGAGCTTCCCCGGAAGGAGGGGGGCTGTTGAATGGAAGGCTGTCTGAAAAACGAGCAGAGGTTTTGTGGCGGTATATATCACCTTATATAAAGATTCCGGTATTGGAGAGGGATTTTCATTTTTCGGGAAGCGACTGGAACGGACTTATAACGATGGTGAGAGCGGATGTGAATGTTCCGGAGAGGGAGGATGTCCTTCGTTTGTTGGAGAAGATCGTACGTTTGGAAAACCAGGACAGCCCTTATTGGGGGGGAGAACTGAAAAGACTGAAAGGGGGGAGGCCATACTCATATTTGTATAAATTCCATTTTCCGAAACTTCGTTCGTCGATGGTGAAAATATGCTATGATAGTGATCCGATAAATCCCGTCAGAGATACGGTATATATACATACACGTGATACGTTGTGCATCCGTGATACCGTTACCGTCATAGCTCCGGTAAAGAAACGGCCGTTTTGCATGGCGGTGAAAACAAACTTGCTTTATGACGCTGTTTTGATACCTGACATCGGGGTTGAGTTCTGTTTGGGGAAGAACTGGTCTGTGGCCGGGAATTGGATGTATGCCTGGTGGAAAAGTGATCGGAAGCATAATTATTGGCGTATCTATGGGGGAGATGTGGAGTTGCGCCGCTGGTTCGGTCGGAGAGCGGTGGAAAAACCGTTTTCCGGGCATCATGTCGGATTGTACGGGCAGATCGTCACCTATGATTTCGAATTGGGTGGGAAAGGTTACTTGGGGGATAAATGGAGTTACGGGGGAGGCGTGGCTTACGGCTACTCGTTACCTGTGGGACATCGGTTCAATGTGGATTTCACGTTGGGAATCGGCTACCTTGGAGGATTGTACAAGGAGTACATCCCTTTGGACGGTCACTATGTATGGCAGACCACTAAAAAACGCTGCTGGTTCGGCCCGACCAAGGCGGGTATCTCTTTGGTGTGGTTGATCGGGCGGGGGAATTATAGCCGGAAGAAAGGAGGCAGGCAGTGA
- a CDS encoding IS1380-like element IS613 family transposase — MAKIQIKSEKLTPFGGIFSIMEQFDSTLSSVIDSTLGLRCSSFGYQYSEIVRSLMSIYFCGGSCIEDVTTHLMNHLSLHPTLRTCSSDTILRAIKELTQGNISYTSDTGKNYDFNTADTLNTLLLNCMFASGQLKEGEMYDVDFDHQFIETEKYDAKPTYKKFLGYRPGVAVIDDLIVGIENSDGNTNVRFHQKDTLKRFFERFEQNGLTINRFRADCGSCSEEIVEEIEKHSKSFYIRANRCSSLYNDIFALRGWKTEEINGIEFELNSILVEKWKGKAYRLVIQRQKRMDGVLDLWEGEYTYRCILTNDYESSTREIVEFYNLRGGKERIFDDMNNGFGWDRLPKSFMAENTVFLLLTALIRNFYKAIIHRLDVKRFGLNATSRIKAFVFRFVSVPAKWIRTSRRYVLNIYTCNNAYADIFQTDFG; from the coding sequence ATGGCAAAAATACAAATAAAATCCGAGAAGCTCACTCCTTTTGGAGGAATATTTTCAATCATGGAGCAATTTGACTCCACATTGTCATCTGTAATCGACTCGACACTCGGTCTAAGGTGTAGCTCGTTCGGTTATCAGTACAGTGAAATCGTCCGTTCCCTCATGAGTATCTACTTCTGTGGTGGCTCATGCATTGAGGATGTCACTACTCATTTGATGAACCATCTCTCGCTCCATCCGACACTTCGTACTTGTAGTTCTGATACTATCCTCAGAGCGATAAAGGAACTGACGCAAGGAAACATCTCATACACATCAGATACGGGTAAGAACTACGATTTCAACACGGCTGACACACTCAATACCTTACTGCTCAATTGTATGTTTGCATCCGGCCAACTGAAAGAGGGCGAGATGTATGATGTTGATTTCGACCATCAGTTCATAGAGACTGAGAAGTATGATGCAAAGCCTACATACAAGAAGTTCCTTGGTTATCGCCCTGGCGTGGCGGTTATTGACGACTTGATTGTTGGCATTGAGAATAGCGATGGTAACACCAACGTTCGTTTTCATCAGAAGGACACGCTGAAGAGATTCTTTGAGAGATTTGAGCAGAACGGACTTACAATCAATCGTTTCAGAGCTGATTGTGGATCATGTTCCGAGGAAATCGTGGAGGAAATAGAGAAACACAGCAAATCCTTCTATATCCGCGCAAACCGCTGCAGTTCGCTCTACAATGACATCTTTGCTCTTAGAGGCTGGAAGACTGAGGAAATCAATGGCATTGAGTTCGAATTGAACTCTATTCTTGTTGAGAAGTGGAAGGGTAAAGCATACCGACTTGTGATTCAAAGACAGAAACGGATGGACGGTGTGCTGGATCTTTGGGAAGGAGAATACACATACCGTTGTATCCTGACTAACGACTATGAATCTTCCACAAGAGAAATTGTCGAGTTCTATAACCTTCGTGGAGGAAAGGAACGTATCTTCGATGATATGAACAATGGTTTCGGGTGGGACAGATTGCCCAAATCCTTCATGGCAGAGAACACTGTGTTCCTTCTTCTTACGGCACTTATCCGTAATTTCTACAAGGCCATTATCCACAGACTTGACGTAAAGAGGTTCGGACTCAATGCAACAAGTCGCATAAAAGCGTTTGTCTTCAGGTTTGTCTCTGTACCAGCCAAGTGGATCAGAACATCAAGGCGGTATGTGCTGAATATCTATACCTGTAATAATGCTTACGCAGATATTTTTCAGACTGATTTTGGATAA
- a CDS encoding ATP-binding protein, with protein sequence MKRFVLQQLIEWKNREDRKPLILNGARQVGKTWLLHEFAKLEYKKEAYVVCRKNNLARQLFSQDFNVDRILRGLRAMTSVDITPGDTLIILDEIQDIPEALESLKYFKEEVPEYHIAVAGSLLGISLHQDVSYPVGKVNVINIFPMNFEEFLVAKGEEEACKLLMSGDFETISLLHDKYTDLLRQYYYVGGMPEVVLKYVETDSLLEVRRIQSEILQGYDLDFSKHAPKEQVPRVRMVWNSIPSQLFKENKKFIYGALRKGARANDFEMAIQWLVNAGLLYKVPRCTKPELPLDIYEDLSAFKLYMVDLGLMGAMVKTDPAQVLIKNDIFKEYKGGMTEQYVLQQMKSKGVSPIYYHNTDNSRLELDFVIQRNAQMVPIEVKAEGNVRANSLTALLGKRPELHAERFSMLPYKVQGNLTNFPLYAI encoded by the coding sequence ATGAAAAGATTTGTTTTGCAACAACTTATAGAATGGAAAAACCGTGAGGATAGAAAACCTCTGATTTTAAATGGTGCCCGACAAGTTGGGAAAACATGGCTGCTCCATGAGTTTGCCAAACTTGAATACAAAAAAGAGGCTTATGTGGTATGCCGTAAGAATAACCTTGCACGCCAGCTTTTTTCTCAGGATTTCAATGTTGACAGAATTTTACGGGGGCTGCGTGCGATGACTTCCGTTGACATTACTCCGGGTGATACGCTTATTATCCTTGATGAGATACAAGATATCCCGGAAGCACTGGAATCTTTGAAGTATTTTAAAGAGGAGGTTCCGGAGTATCATATAGCTGTGGCAGGTTCACTTTTGGGGATATCCCTTCATCAGGATGTGTCTTATCCCGTAGGGAAGGTAAATGTCATCAATATATTTCCTATGAACTTTGAAGAGTTTCTTGTCGCCAAGGGAGAAGAAGAAGCTTGTAAATTGCTTATGAGTGGGGATTTTGAAACGATAAGCCTCCTGCATGACAAATATACGGATCTCCTTCGGCAATATTATTATGTAGGTGGTATGCCGGAAGTTGTACTCAAATATGTAGAAACGGATTCCTTGCTGGAAGTCAGAAGAATACAGTCGGAGATTTTGCAAGGCTATGATCTTGACTTCTCAAAACATGCGCCCAAAGAACAGGTTCCGCGTGTCCGAATGGTATGGAACAGCATTCCTTCCCAATTATTTAAAGAAAACAAGAAATTCATTTACGGAGCTTTGCGAAAAGGTGCCAGAGCCAATGATTTTGAGATGGCCATTCAATGGCTTGTAAATGCCGGGTTGTTGTATAAAGTGCCTCGATGTACCAAACCGGAGCTTCCGCTTGATATTTATGAAGACCTGTCGGCTTTCAAACTCTATATGGTTGATTTGGGGCTTATGGGTGCTATGGTCAAGACAGATCCGGCCCAAGTCTTGATTAAAAACGACATATTTAAGGAATACAAGGGAGGAATGACTGAACAGTATGTATTGCAGCAGATGAAAAGTAAGGGCGTGTCACCGATTTATTACCATAACACAGACAATTCGCGTCTTGAGTTGGATTTTGTTATTCAACGTAATGCCCAAATGGTGCCGATAGAAGTGAAGGCCGAAGGGAATGTCCGGGCCAATTCGTTGACAGCATTACTGGGAAAAAGACCGGAATTGCATGCGGAGAGATTTTCTATGTTGCCTTATAAAGTACAGGGTAATCTTACAAATTTTCCGCTATATGCAATATAG
- a CDS encoding helix-turn-helix transcriptional regulator: protein MDYLYICKKGTTMWNEMSNPAVLMRIGQRIKETRIRQHITQEELATASGVSPLTVANIEKGKSVSLLLFISVLRSLGLLENLEQLVPEIRVSPIELKKLQGKKRYRVRHLKQDNHE, encoded by the coding sequence ATGGATTATTTGTATATTTGCAAAAAAGGAACAACCATGTGGAATGAAATGAGCAATCCAGCTGTGCTGATGAGAATCGGCCAGCGCATCAAAGAGACACGTATCAGGCAGCATATCACGCAGGAAGAACTGGCAACGGCTTCCGGTGTAAGCCCCTTGACCGTTGCGAACATCGAGAAGGGCAAATCGGTATCGCTGCTGTTGTTCATCAGCGTACTCCGCTCGCTCGGCCTGCTGGAGAACCTGGAGCAACTGGTACCGGAAATCCGGGTCAGCCCGATAGAGCTCAAAAAACTGCAAGGAAAGAAACGCTACCGTGTACGCCATTTAAAACAAGATAACCATGAATGA
- a CDS encoding type II toxin-antitoxin system HipA family toxin yields MNDLIVDVKLWGESVGSLYWEKESNAALFDYERKFIRSGLDISPIIMPISQYRNTPYRFLENRTDCFKGLPGLFADSLPDTFGNQIINEWFASKGLSGEEITPLDRLCYVGKRGMGALEFEPSSPINGMNESSVLHIEELTELAKSVFTDRMAFQVQLRQEGRNILDILKVGTSAGGAKPKAIIAYNDITGEVRSGQVKAPEGFGYWLLKFDGGKYSEHTQITDNPQGIGNIEYAYHRMAKACGIDMMECRLLQEKESYHFMTRRFDRMKDGEKIHVQTLAGLAHYDRDQRHSYEEIFRIMRQMNLPYPEQEELYRRMVFNVMSRNHDDHSKNLSFLMDRQRKWKLAPAYDLCYSYTPGGKWTNRHQLSLNGKQDNFTMEDLQKVGENMGIRKHKQIIEEIQETVSHWHETAKDCGVKPEHADFIGENLLLFGKQLHTIHMPDIANEQEQAFMKAMRNDDFNTILKLKMRGYQPSENTLKSLQPDVSATTFIAAAKIFQMEGMLKSLQDIKPAQSPITGGNKRSMELGD; encoded by the coding sequence ATGAATGATTTGATAGTAGATGTAAAGCTATGGGGAGAAAGCGTAGGCTCTCTCTATTGGGAAAAGGAAAGCAATGCCGCCTTGTTCGACTATGAACGGAAGTTCATCCGCTCCGGTCTTGACATTTCTCCCATCATCATGCCCATCAGCCAGTACAGGAACACCCCCTACCGGTTCCTTGAAAACCGTACCGACTGTTTCAAGGGGTTGCCCGGCCTGTTTGCCGATTCACTGCCGGACACTTTCGGAAACCAGATCATCAATGAATGGTTTGCCAGCAAGGGATTGTCCGGAGAAGAGATTACCCCTTTAGACAGGCTTTGCTATGTAGGCAAACGTGGCATGGGCGCACTGGAGTTTGAGCCGTCCTCGCCAATCAACGGCATGAACGAATCATCAGTGCTCCATATCGAGGAACTGACGGAGCTTGCCAAATCCGTATTCACGGACAGAATGGCTTTTCAGGTCCAACTGCGCCAGGAAGGAAGAAACATTCTGGATATACTGAAAGTGGGAACATCTGCCGGAGGTGCCAAGCCCAAGGCCATCATCGCCTACAACGATATTACCGGAGAGGTACGCTCCGGACAGGTAAAAGCTCCTGAAGGATTCGGATATTGGCTGTTGAAATTTGATGGCGGCAAATACAGCGAACACACGCAGATAACGGACAATCCACAAGGAATAGGAAATATCGAATATGCCTATCACCGGATGGCAAAAGCCTGCGGTATCGATATGATGGAATGCCGGTTACTTCAGGAAAAAGAGTCATATCACTTTATGACACGCCGTTTTGACCGTATGAAAGACGGAGAGAAAATCCATGTACAGACATTGGCCGGGCTTGCCCACTATGACCGTGACCAACGCCATTCATACGAAGAGATATTCCGTATCATGCGGCAGATGAACCTCCCTTATCCAGAGCAGGAGGAACTATACCGAAGAATGGTGTTCAACGTCATGAGCCGGAACCATGACGACCATAGCAAGAACTTATCTTTCCTGATGGATAGACAAAGGAAGTGGAAACTGGCCCCAGCATACGACCTCTGCTACTCATACACACCGGGCGGCAAATGGACGAACCGCCACCAGCTGTCACTCAACGGCAAACAAGACAATTTCACGATGGAAGATCTGCAAAAGGTAGGTGAGAACATGGGTATCCGGAAACACAAACAGATTATCGAAGAGATACAGGAAACCGTATCGCATTGGCATGAGACTGCCAAGGATTGCGGGGTCAAGCCGGAACACGCCGATTTTATCGGAGAAAACCTGCTCTTGTTCGGCAAGCAACTGCATACGATCCATATGCCGGACATTGCCAACGAACAAGAGCAGGCTTTCATGAAGGCTATGCGAAATGATGACTTCAATACCATTCTGAAACTGAAGATGAGAGGATATCAGCCATCGGAGAACACACTGAAAAGCCTCCAGCCGGATGTATCCGCCACCACCTTCATCGCTGCCGCCAAAATCTTCCAAATGGAAGGGATGCTAAAAAGCCTTCAGGACATAAAACCCGCGCAAAGCCCGATTACAGGCGGCAATAAACGTAGCATGGAATTGGGGGATTAG
- a CDS encoding helix-turn-helix domain-containing protein, with amino-acid sequence MTTNHITQAMANPEIIVELGRRFKEYRLTYRLTQKEAAEKAGVSLITLRQFENGKAYNINMGNFLALLRVVDCLEQMDDLMPEIPVSAYTMERIMNKKPKRIRHGK; translated from the coding sequence ATGACAACGAATCACATCACCCAAGCCATGGCCAATCCGGAAATCATAGTGGAACTGGGCAGACGATTTAAGGAATACAGGCTAACCTATAGGCTCACCCAAAAAGAGGCTGCCGAGAAAGCCGGTGTCAGCCTTATCACCTTACGCCAGTTTGAGAACGGGAAGGCCTATAACATCAATATGGGCAACTTTCTTGCCCTGTTACGAGTAGTGGACTGTCTGGAACAGATGGATGATCTGATGCCGGAAATACCTGTTTCAGCCTATACAATGGAACGAATAATGAATAAAAAGCCGAAAAGGATAAGACATGGAAAATAA
- a CDS encoding type II toxin-antitoxin system HipA family toxin: protein MENNVVSVMLWGEEVGKLYWDERNKRAVFNYHPDFIKKGVEIAPLTASVKGPAAKGMPILGNKEKTYQGLPPFLADSLPDRWGNMVFDQWAAQNHIPKRKLTPVDKLSFIGKRGMGAFEFIPATPGLESSSTLQIESLYQLARRIFEEREEISVQDDEALQLQSIYEIGTSAGGQHPKAIIAINETTHDIRSGQVPLPEGYTYYILKFAEGDDFPFTQMEMVYYEMAKEAGITMMPSRLIQIEGKHHFLTERYDRINGEKIHTQTLAAMNPDATSYEDLFEVCRKLNIPASEQSELYRRTVFNIMGGNVDDHIKNFSFLMERNGTWHITPAYDMTFTTNLDGAAYENAHSMSIAGKDNDITEDDLMQFAKQNGIKNAKRIIEEVSLAISHFYDYATNHQIDDYWKDRIEEHLSGLVSPIIGKTMKHYLPTIVEPYETEDGFLVSEINIIENTRHDFRIEAFINGKRQKYIAGRKSDLAAEVIAKGRNKMPVENKKELVERLLLPLARR from the coding sequence ATGGAAAATAATGTTGTGAGTGTTATGTTATGGGGAGAAGAAGTCGGAAAGCTCTATTGGGACGAAAGAAACAAAAGAGCCGTCTTCAACTATCATCCGGATTTCATCAAGAAAGGAGTGGAAATCGCCCCACTGACCGCTTCTGTCAAAGGACCGGCGGCAAAGGGTATGCCCATACTCGGAAACAAAGAAAAGACTTATCAAGGTCTCCCACCGTTTTTGGCAGATTCATTGCCTGATCGGTGGGGTAACATGGTCTTCGACCAATGGGCGGCACAAAACCATATCCCCAAGCGCAAACTCACACCGGTAGATAAACTGTCTTTCATCGGGAAACGGGGAATGGGAGCCTTTGAGTTCATCCCGGCCACTCCTGGATTGGAATCCTCTTCCACTCTCCAGATAGAGAGTTTATACCAACTGGCACGCCGTATCTTTGAGGAACGGGAGGAAATATCCGTGCAAGATGACGAAGCACTGCAACTGCAAAGTATCTATGAGATAGGTACATCAGCCGGAGGGCAGCACCCGAAAGCCATCATCGCCATCAATGAAACGACACATGATATACGTTCCGGCCAAGTCCCTTTACCGGAGGGCTATACCTACTACATATTGAAGTTTGCAGAAGGGGACGATTTTCCGTTCACGCAAATGGAAATGGTATATTATGAGATGGCAAAGGAAGCCGGGATTACGATGATGCCTTCCCGACTCATTCAAATTGAGGGAAAACATCACTTCCTGACGGAGCGTTACGATAGGATAAACGGAGAGAAGATACATACACAGACACTTGCTGCCATGAATCCGGATGCAACGAGCTATGAGGATTTGTTTGAAGTCTGCCGAAAACTGAACATCCCGGCAAGCGAACAGTCCGAACTCTACCGTAGGACGGTATTCAATATCATGGGCGGCAATGTGGATGACCACATCAAGAATTTCTCTTTCCTGATGGAAAGAAACGGCACATGGCACATCACCCCAGCCTACGACATGACATTCACCACCAATTTGGACGGTGCGGCATACGAAAACGCACACTCCATGAGCATTGCAGGAAAAGATAACGACATCACGGAAGATGACCTGATGCAATTTGCCAAACAGAACGGAATAAAGAATGCGAAAAGGATAATCGAAGAAGTCAGCCTTGCCATCAGCCATTTTTACGATTATGCCACCAATCATCAAATCGATGACTATTGGAAAGACCGCATCGAAGAGCATCTTTCCGGTTTGGTATCTCCGATCATAGGGAAAACCATGAAACACTACCTGCCCACCATTGTCGAACCCTACGAGACAGAGGATGGCTTTTTGGTATCAGAAATCAACATCATCGAAAACACCCGGCATGATTTCCGTATCGAGGCC